One genomic window of Niveibacterium sp. SC-1 includes the following:
- a CDS encoding efflux transporter outer membrane subunit, with protein MPLAHSHPRIPPLSVCRLALATGLLVVALGGCTVGPDFNQPASAAPENWSAWRSADESLRPVTTSDEALPAEWWHAFGDPLLDELEQRAFQASPDLQTAALRFAQSRTQRSMVEAQWGPEVDLTGSINRQRQSENGASTRLLDFILPAGPNRDQLISLLSSPFTLYQAGFDLSWELDLWGRVRRSVEAADADVARQVALLDLARLSLASDVARNYFELRTTQRQIRLTRDDIAALDERLTLLDARVKGGAISELNLQQQRAELAALKAQLPPLLAQEAASTNQIALLLGERPGALRAELQPQAGEARTTLPDLTLGLPSELARRRPDIRAAEARLHNATANIGVAQAELYPSIRLGARFGMESFVSSEFSDWGSRYWAIGPTLNLPLFDQGRRKSVVQLRELQQQEAAVAFQRTVLQAWQEIDDALSSYAAEQQQAAQLQSRVDAARQAYELAQARYDGGIADFLGVLDGQRVYLQARRELVASQGRLNTRFVTINKALGNGPAATTSPAVASK; from the coding sequence ATGCCACTCGCCCACTCCCACCCACGCATCCCTCCTCTATCGGTCTGCAGACTCGCGCTGGCCACTGGCCTGCTCGTGGTGGCGCTGGGTGGCTGCACGGTCGGGCCGGACTTCAACCAGCCGGCGTCGGCGGCGCCCGAAAACTGGAGCGCCTGGCGCAGCGCGGATGAGAGCCTGCGTCCGGTGACGACGTCCGACGAGGCGCTGCCCGCGGAGTGGTGGCATGCCTTCGGCGATCCGCTGCTCGACGAGCTTGAGCAGCGCGCCTTCCAGGCCAGCCCCGATCTCCAGACCGCGGCCCTGCGCTTCGCCCAGTCGCGGACCCAGCGCAGCATGGTCGAAGCCCAGTGGGGACCGGAAGTCGACCTCACCGGCAGCATCAACCGCCAGCGCCAGAGCGAGAACGGCGCCAGCACGCGCCTGCTCGATTTCATCCTGCCTGCAGGCCCGAACCGCGACCAACTCATCTCGCTGCTGTCCTCCCCCTTCACGCTCTACCAGGCCGGTTTCGATCTCTCCTGGGAGCTCGACCTGTGGGGTCGCGTGCGCCGCTCGGTCGAGGCCGCGGATGCCGACGTGGCCCGCCAGGTCGCACTGCTGGACCTCGCCCGCCTGAGCCTCGCCAGCGACGTCGCGCGCAACTACTTCGAGCTGCGCACGACGCAGCGCCAGATCCGCCTCACGCGCGACGACATCGCCGCCCTCGACGAACGTCTCACGCTGCTCGACGCCCGCGTGAAGGGCGGCGCCATCAGCGAGCTGAACCTGCAGCAGCAGCGCGCGGAACTCGCCGCGCTCAAGGCCCAGCTCCCGCCCTTGCTGGCGCAGGAGGCGGCCAGCACCAACCAGATCGCGCTGCTGCTGGGCGAGCGCCCCGGCGCCCTGCGCGCCGAACTGCAGCCGCAGGCTGGCGAAGCACGCACGACATTGCCCGACCTCACCCTGGGCCTGCCTTCGGAACTCGCGCGTCGCCGCCCCGACATCCGCGCGGCGGAGGCGCGCCTGCACAACGCCACCGCCAACATCGGCGTCGCCCAGGCCGAGCTGTATCCCAGCATCCGCCTGGGGGCGCGCTTTGGCATGGAGTCCTTCGTCAGCAGCGAGTTCTCCGACTGGGGCAGCCGCTACTGGGCTATCGGCCCCACCCTGAACCTGCCGCTGTTCGATCAGGGGCGCCGCAAGAGCGTGGTCCAGTTGCGCGAGCTGCAGCAGCAGGAAGCGGCCGTGGCCTTCCAGCGCACCGTGCTGCAGGCCTGGCAGGAAATCGACGACGCCCTGAGCAGCTACGCCGCCGAACAGCAGCAGGCCGCGCAACTGCAGAGCCGGGTCGATGCGGCGCGGCAAGCCTACGAGCTCGCCCAGGCGCGCTATGACGGCGGGATTGCCGACTTTCTCGGCGTGCTCGACGGCCAACGCGTCTACCTGCAGGCGCGCCGCGAGCTTGTCGCCAGCCAGGGGCGTCTCAACACCCGCTTCGTGACGATCAACAAGGCCCTGGGCAACGGCCCCGCAGCCACGACGTCACCGGCGGTCGCGAGCAAATGA
- a CDS encoding ABC transporter permease → MSEFIAFLASSVAPSLAATLAPILALIRKELLAIVKDPASRAILFAPALVQSLLFGYGATYDLTHAPYAVLDQSHGAAASELLARLDGTGVFYRATTLTAPRQIAEVIDAEAALMVLSIPPDFENRLARGQQAPLQMILDGRNSSTAGAAAGYVGAIVADYNKTRTGGAGITVERRAWFNPNLESRWNIMPALIAALSMLQTLLLAALSVAREREQGTFDQLLVTPLTPMQILIGKALPSILIGLIQSTIIFLVIRFWFRIPMNGSVWLMYGGLILFNCAAVGIGLSISALALSMQQAMLYTFLLIMPLMLLSGLLTPVRNMPAVLQIATYANPLRFGISIVRRVYLEGAGLADVAPDFVPLLAIAALTLPLAAWLFRNRLA, encoded by the coding sequence ATGAGTGAGTTCATCGCCTTCCTCGCCTCAAGCGTCGCGCCGAGCTTGGCCGCGACCCTCGCCCCCATCCTCGCGCTGATCCGCAAGGAGCTGCTGGCCATCGTCAAGGACCCCGCCAGCCGCGCCATCCTGTTCGCGCCAGCCCTGGTCCAGTCGCTGCTCTTCGGCTACGGCGCCACCTACGATCTCACCCACGCGCCCTATGCCGTGCTCGACCAGAGCCACGGCGCGGCCGCGAGCGAACTGCTGGCGCGCCTGGACGGCACGGGTGTGTTCTACCGTGCCACCACGCTGACTGCGCCGCGGCAGATCGCGGAAGTCATCGACGCCGAGGCCGCGCTGATGGTGCTGAGCATTCCGCCGGACTTCGAGAACCGGCTCGCCCGTGGCCAGCAGGCGCCCCTGCAGATGATCCTCGACGGGCGCAATTCCTCGACCGCGGGCGCGGCCGCCGGCTACGTCGGCGCGATCGTGGCCGACTACAACAAGACGCGCACCGGCGGGGCTGGCATCACGGTGGAGCGGCGTGCCTGGTTCAACCCCAACCTGGAGTCGCGCTGGAACATCATGCCCGCGCTGATCGCGGCGCTGAGCATGCTGCAGACGCTCTTGCTCGCCGCGCTGTCGGTTGCACGCGAACGCGAACAGGGCACCTTCGACCAGCTCCTGGTCACGCCGCTGACGCCGATGCAGATCCTCATCGGCAAGGCGCTGCCTTCGATCCTGATCGGCCTGATCCAGTCGACGATCATCTTCCTGGTCATCCGCTTCTGGTTCCGCATCCCCATGAACGGGTCGGTGTGGCTGATGTACGGCGGACTGATCCTCTTCAACTGCGCCGCGGTCGGCATCGGCCTCTCGATCTCCGCGCTGGCGCTGAGCATGCAGCAGGCCATGCTCTACACCTTCCTGCTGATCATGCCGCTGATGCTGCTCTCGGGCCTGCTCACGCCGGTGCGCAACATGCCGGCGGTCCTGCAGATCGCGACCTACGCGAATCCGCTGCGCTTCGGTATTTCCATCGTCCGCCGCGTCTATCTGGAAGGCGCGGGCCTCGCCGATGTCGCGCCCGACTTCGTCCCCCTGCTGGCGATCGCGGCGCTCACGCTGCCGCTCGCCGCGTGGTTGTTCCGCAACCGCCTCGCCTGA
- a CDS encoding ABC transporter permease, whose translation MSPASGFRRRFTALLRKEVRQMLRDRSNLAVGLLLPVLLILLFGYGLSLDVQNAPVAVALEDSSPSAREVASGLQGSHYLAPVWVNNMAEAQALMRAGKVDGIVRIPMDFSRQLAAGEARVQLLLNGADSTTATAVEGYVGGALGTWAQHQADRAGGKPAALGSVLVVQRMWFNEAGNSTWYLVPGLLVLVLTLIGAFLTSLLIAREWERGTLESLFVTPVRPLELVLAKVAPYLVVGAINIVSCLLAARLLFAVPIRGSLWIILLASLLYLLVSLLLGLFISGLTRSQFKASQMALLLSFLPAMMLSGFVFDLRNVPVVIQLVSKILPATHFMSLIKTLFLAGDNWPQILSNCGVLLLYAVVLTFATRRTLRKTLD comes from the coding sequence ATGAGCCCCGCATCCGGCTTCAGGCGGCGCTTCACCGCCCTGCTGCGCAAGGAAGTGCGGCAGATGCTGCGCGACCGGAGCAACCTCGCGGTGGGCCTGCTCCTGCCCGTGCTGCTGATCCTGCTCTTTGGCTACGGCCTCTCGCTCGATGTCCAGAACGCCCCGGTCGCGGTGGCGCTGGAGGACAGCTCGCCGAGCGCGCGCGAAGTTGCCAGCGGCCTGCAGGGCTCGCACTACCTCGCCCCCGTCTGGGTCAACAACATGGCCGAGGCCCAGGCCCTGATGCGCGCGGGCAAGGTGGACGGCATCGTGCGCATCCCGATGGATTTCTCGCGCCAGCTCGCCGCGGGCGAGGCGCGCGTCCAGCTCCTGCTCAACGGCGCCGACTCCACCACCGCGACCGCGGTGGAGGGCTACGTGGGTGGCGCGCTGGGGACCTGGGCGCAACACCAGGCCGATCGCGCCGGGGGCAAGCCCGCCGCCCTCGGCAGCGTGCTGGTCGTGCAGCGCATGTGGTTCAACGAGGCCGGCAACAGCACCTGGTATCTCGTGCCGGGCCTCCTGGTGCTGGTGCTCACCCTGATCGGCGCCTTCCTCACCTCGCTGCTGATCGCGCGCGAATGGGAGCGCGGCACGCTCGAGTCGCTCTTCGTCACGCCAGTGCGCCCGCTGGAGCTGGTCCTCGCCAAGGTCGCGCCCTACCTGGTGGTCGGGGCAATCAACATCGTGAGCTGCCTGCTGGCGGCAAGGCTGCTCTTCGCAGTGCCGATCCGCGGCTCGCTCTGGATCATCCTGCTTGCCTCGCTGCTGTATCTGCTGGTGTCGCTGCTGCTGGGGCTCTTCATCTCCGGCCTCACACGCAGCCAGTTCAAGGCCAGCCAGATGGCGCTGCTGCTCAGTTTCCTGCCGGCCATGATGCTCTCCGGCTTCGTCTTCGACCTGCGCAACGTGCCGGTCGTGATCCAGCTGGTGAGCAAGATCCTGCCGGCGACCCACTTCATGAGCCTGATCAAGACGCTCTTCCTGGCGGGCGACAACTGGCCGCAGATCCTGAGCAACTGCGGCGTCCTGCTGCTCTATGCCGTCGTCCTGACCTTCGCCACGCGCCGCACCCTGCGCAAGACCCTGGACTGA
- a CDS encoding ATP-binding cassette domain-containing protein: MNGAGASVIAEQLRKTFPSPTGGALHAVNEISLTIRRGELTALVGPDGAGKTTLMRMLAGLLKPDAGRLQVLDTDVARAPQSVQDRISYMPQRFGLYEDLSVQENLDLYADLHGVPVAARRERFARMLEMTDMARFVARPAGKLSGGMKQKLGLACTLVRSPELLLLDEPSVGVDPLSRRDLWKIVQQLVDDEKLSVIVSTAYMDEAERCAQVFVMHEGRLLAQGTPASLRERARGLTYTAAPPTGVPARDLQARLIDAGAAIIDAVPRGGAVSFIRQPDADPARLAALLHDAPPQTREEELEDAFMMLLRQHHAPEASTDEARAPGEAVASAPPPRSGEADKDAEKKDKDRAADKDKNAAVIVVRDLVRKFGDFTAVASTSFEVARGEIFGLLGPNGAGKTTTFRMLCGLLPATSGHLEVAGLNLRHARAQARARIGYVSQKFALYGNLTVRENLEFFAGAYGLRGRALRNRVATTISQFDLDPAAISGILPGGYKQRLAMAAGLVHEPDILFLDEPTSGIDPLARRAFWRTITTLAQAGVTIIVTTHFMEEAEYCDRIAIQDAGQLLALGTPQEVRGLAGGDAGTDMNKAFIAIVEQGRGQRGASAGTAA, encoded by the coding sequence ATGAACGGCGCCGGCGCGAGCGTCATTGCCGAGCAACTGCGCAAGACCTTCCCCTCGCCGACCGGCGGGGCGCTGCACGCCGTCAACGAGATCTCCCTCACCATCCGGCGCGGCGAGCTCACTGCCCTGGTGGGGCCCGACGGCGCCGGCAAGACCACACTGATGCGCATGCTCGCCGGCCTGCTCAAGCCGGACGCGGGCCGCCTGCAGGTGCTCGACACGGACGTGGCGCGCGCGCCCCAGTCGGTGCAGGACCGCATCAGCTACATGCCCCAGCGCTTCGGGCTCTACGAGGACCTCTCCGTGCAGGAGAACCTCGACCTCTACGCCGACCTGCACGGCGTGCCGGTGGCAGCGCGGCGCGAGCGCTTCGCCCGCATGCTGGAGATGACCGACATGGCGCGCTTCGTGGCGCGCCCTGCGGGCAAGCTCTCCGGCGGCATGAAGCAGAAGCTGGGGCTGGCCTGCACGCTGGTGCGCTCGCCCGAGCTGCTGCTGCTCGACGAGCCCAGCGTCGGGGTCGACCCGCTGTCGCGCCGCGACCTGTGGAAGATCGTGCAGCAACTGGTCGATGACGAGAAGCTCAGCGTCATCGTAAGCACGGCCTACATGGACGAGGCCGAGCGCTGCGCCCAGGTCTTCGTGATGCACGAGGGGCGACTGCTCGCGCAGGGCACGCCGGCCTCCCTGCGCGAGCGCGCCCGCGGCCTCACCTACACCGCCGCGCCGCCCACAGGCGTACCGGCGCGCGACCTGCAGGCGCGCCTCATCGACGCCGGCGCGGCCATCATCGATGCCGTGCCGCGGGGCGGCGCCGTGAGCTTCATCCGCCAGCCCGACGCCGACCCGGCACGCCTGGCCGCCTTGCTGCATGACGCCCCGCCCCAGACGCGCGAGGAGGAGCTCGAAGACGCGTTCATGATGCTGCTGCGCCAGCACCATGCACCCGAGGCCAGCACGGACGAGGCGCGCGCGCCCGGCGAAGCGGTGGCATCCGCGCCACCGCCGCGGAGCGGCGAGGCAGACAAGGACGCGGAGAAGAAGGACAAGGACAGGGCCGCAGACAAGGACAAGAACGCAGCGGTGATCGTGGTGCGCGATCTGGTGCGCAAGTTCGGCGACTTCACCGCCGTGGCCAGTACCTCCTTCGAGGTCGCCCGCGGCGAGATCTTCGGCCTGCTCGGCCCCAATGGCGCCGGCAAGACCACGACCTTCCGCATGCTCTGCGGGCTGCTGCCCGCCACCAGCGGCCACCTCGAAGTCGCCGGACTCAACCTGCGCCACGCGCGCGCCCAGGCCCGCGCACGCATCGGCTACGTGTCGCAGAAATTTGCCCTCTACGGCAATCTCACCGTGCGCGAGAACCTGGAGTTCTTCGCGGGTGCCTATGGCCTGCGTGGCAGGGCGCTGCGCAACCGCGTGGCCACCACGATCAGTCAGTTCGATCTCGACCCGGCGGCCATCAGCGGCATCCTGCCGGGCGGCTACAAGCAGCGCCTCGCCATGGCGGCGGGCCTGGTGCACGAACCGGACATCCTCTTCCTCGACGAACCCACCAGCGGCATCGATCCGCTGGCGCGCCGCGCCTTCTGGCGCACCATCACCACCCTGGCGCAAGCGGGCGTGACCATCATCGTCACCACGCACTTCATGGAGGAGGCGGAGTACTGCGACCGCATCGCCATCCAGGACGCCGGCCAGCTGCTGGCGCTGGGTACGCCGCAGGAAGTACGCGGCCTCGCCGGCGGCGACGCCGGCACCGACATGAACAAGGCCTTCATCGCCATCGTCGAGCAGGGACGCGGCCAGCGCGGCGCATCTGCGGGTACGGCCGCATGA
- a CDS encoding HlyD family efflux transporter periplasmic adaptor subunit, whose protein sequence is MKKPLLALLVLVAVVVAGWAWWQGRAGTGDKALVLHGNVDIRQISLAFDGSGRITELRANEGDSVKAGSVVGVLDTRTLQLQAEQAQAQIEVQQQSLLKLHNGARPQEVSQARSRLVAAQADALRAGQDLARLQDIAANTQGRAVSAQDLERAQSSLKVAQAQVAERQEALRLVELGPRKEEVGGAEAQLKASRAQLALLQHQVAQGELKAPADAVVRSRLLEPGDMATPQRPVFALALAQPKWVRVYVSETDLGRVKPGMPARVSTDSHPDQPITGTVGYISSVAEFTPKSVQTEELRTSLVYEVRVQVEDGANRLRLGQPATVRLAAGE, encoded by the coding sequence ATGAAGAAGCCACTGCTCGCCCTCCTGGTCCTTGTTGCGGTGGTCGTCGCGGGCTGGGCGTGGTGGCAGGGGCGCGCGGGCACCGGCGACAAGGCCCTGGTCCTGCACGGCAACGTGGATATCCGGCAGATCTCGCTGGCCTTCGACGGCAGCGGCCGGATCACGGAACTGCGCGCCAACGAGGGCGACAGCGTCAAGGCCGGCAGCGTGGTCGGAGTACTCGACACGCGCACCCTGCAACTGCAGGCGGAACAGGCGCAGGCGCAGATCGAAGTGCAACAGCAGAGCCTGCTCAAACTGCACAACGGCGCGCGCCCGCAGGAAGTCTCCCAGGCCCGCAGCCGCCTGGTCGCCGCGCAGGCCGATGCGCTGCGCGCCGGACAGGATCTGGCGCGCCTGCAGGACATCGCGGCCAACACCCAGGGACGTGCCGTGAGCGCGCAAGACCTGGAGCGCGCGCAAAGCAGCCTGAAGGTCGCCCAGGCCCAGGTGGCCGAGCGTCAGGAGGCGCTGCGTCTGGTCGAACTGGGGCCGCGCAAGGAAGAGGTCGGCGGCGCGGAGGCGCAACTCAAGGCCTCCCGGGCGCAGCTCGCGCTGCTCCAACACCAGGTGGCGCAAGGCGAACTGAAGGCACCAGCCGATGCGGTGGTGCGCTCACGCCTGCTGGAGCCCGGCGACATGGCGACGCCGCAGCGCCCCGTGTTCGCGCTGGCCCTGGCGCAACCCAAGTGGGTGCGCGTCTATGTGTCCGAAACCGATCTGGGCAGGGTCAAACCCGGCATGCCGGCGCGCGTGAGCACGGACAGCCACCCCGACCAGCCGATCACGGGCACGGTGGGCTACATCTCCTCGGTGGCCGAGTTCACGCCCAAGTCCGTGCAGACCGAAGAGCTGCGCACGAGCCTCGTCTATGAAGTGCGCGTTCAGGTCGAGGACGGCGCCAACCGGCTGCGCCTCGGCCAACCCGCGACGGTACGCCTGGCCGCGGGTGAATGA
- a CDS encoding TetR/AcrR family transcriptional regulator, giving the protein MDVPPEKPTGNASRGLRADGEATRARILEAAGELFAAGGYADTTSKAIAARAGVDQASINYHFGSRSGLYQALLADAHRRLVSLADLRQLAESRLAPAQKLRTLIEQLVQRATGSTQGWHLKVLVREILAPSPHCQTLFQEEIFPKVFFVRRLISEITAIPEDDPAITRCLLSVMAPCLMLLLGTSGIPGPVQELLRMPGEALSEHLHRYALAGLTAIAQEHAG; this is encoded by the coding sequence ATGGACGTGCCCCCAGAGAAACCGACAGGCAATGCGTCGCGCGGTCTTCGCGCCGACGGCGAAGCAACCCGCGCCCGCATCCTGGAGGCCGCGGGCGAGCTGTTTGCCGCGGGGGGCTACGCCGACACCACCAGCAAGGCGATCGCCGCCCGCGCGGGCGTGGACCAGGCCTCGATCAACTACCACTTCGGCAGCCGCAGCGGGCTCTACCAGGCCTTGCTGGCAGACGCGCACCGCCGCCTCGTGAGTCTTGCCGACCTGCGCCAGCTGGCGGAAAGCCGGCTCGCTCCGGCGCAGAAGCTACGGACGCTGATCGAGCAACTGGTCCAGCGCGCCACGGGCAGTACCCAGGGATGGCATCTGAAAGTCCTGGTGCGGGAAATCCTCGCGCCGTCTCCGCATTGCCAGACGCTCTTCCAGGAGGAGATCTTTCCCAAGGTGTTCTTCGTCAGGCGGCTCATCAGCGAGATCACCGCGATTCCGGAAGACGACCCCGCGATCACGCGCTGTCTCCTCAGCGTCATGGCGCCTTGCCTGATGCTGTTGCTCGGAACCAGCGGCATTCCGGGCCCGGTGCAGGAGTTGCTGAGGATGCCTGGCGAAGCACTCAGCGAGCATCTCCACCGCTATGCGCTGGCCGGCCTGACCGCCATCGCGCAAGAGCACGCCGGCTGA
- the bla gene encoding class A beta-lactamase, translating into MHHSPLRRRLLLATGGLPLAGIGSSVARAADTAGGAEQELAALEARSGGRLGVAARTAGSDARIVWRGAERFAFCSTFKVIAVSTLLQRASRQHGLLDKQIAYSREDLVAYSPITEKHVATGLDLAALCAAALQYSDNTAANLILRELGGPAAVTAFARSIGDTQFRLDRWETALNSARPDDLRDTTTPAAMAQSLERLLLGEALGATGRERLRDWMLGNTTGAARIRAGVPADWRVADKTGTGDYGSTNDIGVLWPPARAPIVLAIYFTQPQLDAKPRDDVLAQAARIVATALTAQ; encoded by the coding sequence ATGCACCACTCACCCCTGCGTCGCCGGCTCCTGCTCGCGACGGGCGGCCTTCCCCTTGCAGGCATCGGCAGCTCCGTCGCAAGGGCTGCAGATACGGCCGGCGGCGCGGAGCAGGAACTGGCTGCGCTGGAAGCGCGCAGCGGCGGACGCCTCGGCGTGGCCGCGCGCACTGCCGGCAGCGACGCGCGCATCGTCTGGCGGGGCGCGGAGCGCTTCGCCTTCTGCAGCACCTTCAAGGTGATCGCGGTATCGACTCTCTTGCAACGGGCGAGCCGGCAGCACGGCCTGCTCGACAAGCAGATCGCCTATTCGCGCGAGGACCTCGTCGCGTACTCGCCGATCACCGAGAAGCATGTAGCCACCGGCCTGGATCTCGCAGCGCTCTGCGCGGCGGCGCTGCAATACAGCGACAACACGGCGGCCAACCTGATCCTGCGCGAGCTCGGCGGTCCGGCCGCCGTCACGGCCTTCGCCCGCAGCATCGGTGACACGCAGTTCCGCCTCGACCGCTGGGAGACCGCGCTGAACAGCGCGCGGCCCGACGACCTGCGCGACACCACTACGCCGGCCGCGATGGCGCAAAGCCTCGAACGCCTGCTGCTCGGCGAGGCGCTGGGCGCGACGGGACGCGAGCGCCTGCGCGACTGGATGCTGGGCAACACCACCGGCGCGGCGCGCATCCGCGCTGGCGTCCCCGCGGACTGGCGTGTCGCCGACAAGACCGGCACCGGCGACTACGGCAGCACCAACGACATCGGCGTCCTGTGGCCGCCGGCGCGTGCGCCCATCGTGCTGGCCATCTACTTCACCCAGCCGCAGCTGGATGCGAAGCCGCGCGACGACGTACTCGCGCAGGCGGCGCGCATCGTCGCCACCGCGCTCACCGCGCAATAG